A window from Microbacterium ginsengiterrae encodes these proteins:
- a CDS encoding MarR family winged helix-turn-helix transcriptional regulator, with the protein MSVPSVDPAAESVVSGSGDPEEGASELDQAVARVEHELGRLFARIRVGWREAAATVHPDLQPLGYQVLTSIASGKATSAGAIIDRLQTDKSGVSRQVRQLEELGLVESLPDPEDRRARVLVATELAQERIAIARAQYEGRIGERLRDWSPADLDHFVELLGSLSR; encoded by the coding sequence ATGAGCGTGCCCTCCGTCGATCCCGCAGCCGAGTCCGTGGTGAGCGGCTCCGGCGATCCGGAGGAGGGGGCGTCCGAACTCGATCAGGCCGTGGCGCGGGTCGAGCACGAGCTCGGTCGTCTGTTCGCGCGGATCCGCGTCGGATGGCGTGAGGCGGCGGCCACGGTTCATCCGGACCTGCAGCCGCTCGGCTACCAGGTGCTGACATCGATCGCGAGCGGAAAGGCCACGTCTGCCGGAGCGATCATCGATCGCCTGCAGACAGACAAGTCGGGCGTGAGCCGCCAGGTGCGGCAGCTCGAGGAGCTCGGGCTGGTGGAGAGCCTGCCCGATCCGGAGGATCGCCGGGCGCGCGTGCTCGTCGCGACCGAACTCGCGCAGGAGCGCATCGCGATCGCCCGCGCCCAGTACGAGGGGCGGATCGGAGAGCGCCTGCGCGATTGGTCGCCTGCCGACCTCGACCACTTCGTGGAGCTTCTCGGGTCGCTCAGTCGCTGA